Sequence from the Exiguobacterium aurantiacum genome:
AACAGACCGAGTCCAAAGAGCGGACGGAGCGGAAGCGATTGTCGAACCATCGACGTTTTCCGATTTTGTTACGCGTCATCGTTGTCCTGTTGTTGGCTTTCGTGATGCTTGCGATTGGGGCCATCATCGGGTACAGCGTGATTGGCGGAGGCGAGTGGAAGGACGTGTTCAACATCGACACGTGGCGCCATATCACCGATTTTTGGCTAACATCATAAGGGTGGTGGAACCATGTACACGATTGAACAGATTAAAGAAGTGATCCCGCATCGGTACCCGTTCTTGCTCATCGACCGAATTCTTGAAGTCGAAGAAGGCAAACGGGCTGTTGGATTAAAGAATGTGACAGCGAATGAAGAGTTCTTCAATGGACATTT
This genomic interval carries:
- a CDS encoding DNA-directed RNA polymerase subunit beta — protein: MDVAKEEQNGSEQTESKERTERKRLSNHRRFPILLRVIVVLLLAFVMLAIGAIIGYSVIGGGEWKDVFNIDTWRHITDFWLTS